Below is a genomic region from Fusarium oxysporum Fo47 chromosome XI, complete sequence.
GACGATAAGAGGAACAGAATCATGAGTCACGACAAGTGTAGTTAAGCCACCATGCTGAAGGCGCGACACATCGTCCAATTTATCAGCTCCAGTCCATCGAGCATTTCCGGCTCTGAGAGTTGAGTCCAGGTAATCTGCCTCAACTCCAGCGCCAGGAACGACTTGGACATTGACTAACTCTGACATGGACTTGATGGACTGTCCTTCAAGatgcttctcaacagcagccgAGACAGGATGTTTACCGCCAGAGACAAGAGCCATAGCTAAAGAAAGGTTATCTGCCATGTCCCCGTTGAGATTAACCTGCTCAGTCACAGCAAGCTCAGCCTCAGTGATCGTACCAGTTTTGTCGAATACAACATCGGTAATCTTGCGAGCTCCCTCGGTGGTATCAGCAGATTTGATGATGACACCACCACGGGCTGCAATACCACCCGCGACGACGAGAACCATGGGGACTGCAAGTCCAAGAGCGCAGGGACACGCGACTGCGAGAGTAGCTACTGCGTATGTGATAGCGTTGCCAACACTCTTCCCGGCGTCGTAGTTGAGTACCTCCATACCGCAGGCGATCCAGATGACGAGGACAAGAATGGCTACAGTAGCCATAGCGGGAACAAACCAGCCAGCAACTTTGTTAGCGAGATCTTGGATCTCTGGCTTCGACTTGGCAGCCTCTTCTACAAGCTGGGCAATGTCTGTGACGGTGTTCTTCCCAGGAAGACGCGTCAGCTGAACAGTGACGGTACCATCCCCGTTAACAGTACCAGCAATCAAGTCACTGCCCTTCTGCTTAACAATGGGAAGTGTCTCCCCCGTAAGCATAGACTCGTCTACCTCAGTCTTCCCAGAGAGGACGATACCATCAGTAGGTACCCTTGAGTGAGGCAGAACCTTGAACACATCTCCGTACTGAAGAAGGCGAGCGTCAATCTCACGATCACCTTCCTTCTCGACAAGCACAGCGATGTTGTTCTGCTTAGATCGAAGGGATACAGCCGAAACAGCTTGGACGCGAGCAAAAGCAGCGATGAGGCGGCCAACGAGGATGAGCGTGATGAGCATGGTGCTAGTCTCGAAGAATTGACCTTCATCGAGAGGTTTACCCGCCATTTCGAAGCTGAATGCAACGACGGAGTAGACGTAAGCAGCGGTGATGCTAATGACAACAAGCATGTCCATCTCGACTGTTCGACTGTACCAGACAGCAGAAATAGCAGGGCGATAGAACTCGGGGATAGCGATGCATTGAACAAGTGTACCGAGGATCAGCGAGATAATTCCCTcggtcttcttgttgactAGATTCTCACTCCATGAAACTACTGCGACGGGGATGGTGAGGGCAGCGGCAAGGAGGGTCTTTGTGAGTTGGTCCCAGAGGCGACGGCGACTGTTTTCGAGTTGAGGGTCTCCACGAGGTTCAGCCAGACCACTGCACTTGCCTTTGACATGTTCCAACAGGTCTCGGGCTCCGATGGTAGTCGGCTCATATGACAGACGAACCGTCTTCTTGTCAAGCGACTGCACATCCGTCACGCCTATAGGTGGATTGTCGACAAGTTCCTTACTCTGTGCAGTCGTAGCCAAGACATCGAGGTAGTAATCCCCACCGATGATCTTGCTAAGCATGAAGCCACTTGCCCCAGATACAAGGCTGAGGACCTCTTCAGCATTGGTGATGCATGCATCAACGTCGAACTCTCCTTTGCCCATGACAAAGTTGACTTGAGCGTTGGAAACACCAGTCATACTGCCAAAGATCCGCAATAACTTGTCTGCACAAGAGGTACAGTCCATACCACTGACAAGAAACCCGACTGTCTCGAGGTTTGCAGCGTTCTCGACGTCGACCTGCTTGCTTCCTGTTCCAGAGGGCTTGAAAGCTGGAATAACAGGTGCagctttcttctttccatgTTTGCTTCGATGCTTTTGTTTGTTTGGGGTCGTTCGGGTGCTCATACAGCATGTTTCGAGGGATGTCATTCCCTGTTCGATAGCGCTCCGGCAGATGCAGCGGATTTGTTCGAGGTAGCTGCTGTACTGGTTGAAAGCAGCTTCGAGATGGGTACCACAGGCTGTGTCTGCTTTGTGAAGGCCATGGTCATGCTCGTGGGGCTGATCCTGTGAGCCTGTACCTGTTAGGTCTCTAGTTATGCTGCGCTATAGGGTCAAGTTACCTTCATGGCCTGGATCGTCGTCACAGGCCCTCTTGCACTCGAGGGCAGCAATGGCATAGATGCATTTCTCTGCGTTAAACCCGAATGTTAGAGAGGGTATGAAGTTGTTTCTGTTAGGATGAGAAGGCCTTACCACTACAGTGTTCCTCGCTGCCGCAGCAAGTCGAGGCCTGGGAGGTGATGCTACTAGCATCGGAGTGATCGTCGCAGCATCCTCCATGTTCGTGGCCATGATCGTCGCCGTCAGCATGCGCATGGTCGTGGTCACGCTCATGGGAGCCGTTGTGCTCGACAGTAGCAGCTCCATCTGTATGATCGGTATGTACATGGCCATGTTCATCCAAGCTGGCACTAACACGCTCAGCCTTGGATCCGCAACAAGATGCACCCATGGTTTCGTGAACGTTATGTTTCTGGTAATGGAGTAGTAGAATATAATACGAGGTGTGACTATAGAGAAACCAAAACTGAAGAGAATTTCATTTTATCTAAATACTCGAAACATCGTGAGTTGCAACTCACTCATAATGAACCTGTTTGTTAGTGTTCCGCGGATGGCTCCACCACCGCTAAAAGTCTCCGCGCTCCGTTTCCGCGCCGCGTTCTCCTCGCTAAACCGTTTTAGACTGTGAAACAGGAGGCGCGGGGACTTTCCAATCAGTCATTTTGTGCGACATGCTGAGGATAATCTCGTGATTACATTTACGTCATTGAGCTATTGGCAGAAGAGGGAGAGTTATTGAGGAGTAGACAAGCATTGGGTATATTGCTAAAAACTTGTCGGGTATTCGTAAGTCATAATCGTGAATATGTAATCATCACGCCGAGATGATCCGTTGCGCCTCTGCTATCGCAGCCTTAACCTGATCAACCGTCCTAAAGCATGCACAAGCAGTCGTCATGTCAACTTCCTTCGGACACACCTCCGTTGGATGTTTCGTCGTCGGCAGCGACTCTGTATTCGAACAGCTCGTCCCCGTCTCGCAATTCTCATGACCCTCGGTATGAAGCTGACTCTGTCTCGTCGCCAATCCTTCACCCAATTTCACAAGACAATCCAACTCCCCTTTGAGACTTGCCTGTAGAAAATTAATGTAGCTCGGTCCCTCGAGTGAAAGCTCAACCATGTCCCGGGCATCTGGCTGCTGACCGACGACGAGGCGGATCGGTGTACCGGACACTGAGGACTCAGCGGTTCGTTGCTTCTGTATGTAGAAAAAGTCGCCGTATGAGGAGCCGATGCTGGATAGGAGAGAGCCCAATAGATAGACGTTTCGTGACGTGCGTGGGCTCTTGATGGATTGGAAGCAGACTGTGCACTCAAGGATCGTCCTTGCTGATGCGAGAGACTGCTTCAAGACTTTGAGAGTTTGGAAAGTCTCGAGTGAGCTCTCAATATCTGAGAAATGCTGATTGACCAACTCGATGCAAGAGCATTTCTGAGAAGAGAGTCCGGGGGTCGCTATGTTCTCAGTGTTTTGCGACGTCGGCGTCACGTCCACTTGCTTTTCCGTAGTTCCTGGGTACACGCCGTTCTGGTCTTGTTGCATAGAAGCCCCATTGAACAAATCCGATGGCAACGGTTCCTGTCTTTGGGCATTATCCTGATCCGTCGAAAAGTCCATATCAAAAGACGGCAACGGCGTTCccaaatcatcaagaaaCTGATCCATAATCCCAGCAAAATTCCCCGTATCCATAACCTCCGGCGACATCGACGCCGCACCCGTACTCGCCACGCCATTCGCTCTATACCCCAGCGGCTGGCCCCTCCTTGGCCGGCCTATAGTCCTCATAGGGGAGTATTCGCACGTCAAAGCAAAGTGAGAACATCGTTCGCATAAAGGAGTGTGGCGAGAACATCGAACTTTTCGCTTGCCTAGCACGGTCACGTCATCAGCTGATGATTACAAAGAggggaaaagagaaagagactGACGACATGGGTCGCAGGCGCGGTGCTGGCTCTTGTCACTTATACTTTGAGGGTTCATGCCTACTAGGAGCAGATCATATATAGTAGCGTGTCGTGGATTGCGTTGCTGGTTGGTTTTTTCGCGACGGGTGCGGCCATCAAGGTTCTCTGCCGAGGTCTTTTGCCAAGGGGAAAAGCTGGGGATTGAACCAACGCCGCGGGGCGGCGCGGAGACTTTTGATGGACGTGATTGGTGGTTAACCCCACTTCCTTGAACTGTTTCGCAACCTCCTTACCCTACATATCAGACTTTTCATATTTAACATTAAATTCCAACTAACTATAGAGGTGCAATGTATTAAAGCTTGCAACATGATATACCTTGAACAGTCAAACTGACTTAATTAACTAAAAGGTTGTTCCCAGGCTGGACCTGAGACAATATCCCAGCCTTGACGAGATCGTTAACAAGATCCAGCAACATACCATCGCACCCTTCAGCTGCCATAATCCTGATAGAGACCGGCAGATACTCCACATGTCTAGTAATACTGCTATCATACTTGAATTGCCCTATTGGTATTGAAAAGTCCGGATTCCCAGCCATTGGCGAGATGAAGCCTATATTCAGGCCGAGCAGAACACCAACCAACCCGCCAGAGCCCATAGCGCTACCGTAATCACTTCTGTATTCTGGTGTAGCATGCTTAAAAGTATAGAGCATAAGACTTTCTGAACACGCTTGAGCGTTTTTGGGGAGCATGACCTCATCCCACCAACTCTTAAAGATGGTCTTGTTCGCGACTGCTTCATCGAGTAGCGACGGAAGAGTGTCGGACCAGCTCCAACTTCCGTGGGTGGAGGGATTGACGAAAGGTACGCGTCCATCGTACGCGGCTGCATAGTCCTTGAAGAACGGATCGCGAACAAGGAGGGTTTGCTGTTTGGCTGAAATAACTGCCCATGCCGAACCAACAAGCTCCTGCAAGTCGCTTGGCGTACCTGCTGGGTGACTGCGAGACCACTCTTCCGTGTGATTAAACGTTGCGAGGTCCGCCGAGAGGAACTTGGCTAACCTATCAACGAATTGAACGATGACGCGGTCCGAGTCTGAAATATCGGTGTCCTTTGCTGAGGGGAGGTCGTATGTAAGAACTCGTTTCGGATACCGTGTATAATTCGCTGTGAGATTTGAGTACATGACCCTGCAAGCAGTTGACCAAATCTCTATATCACGAGCCAGAAACCCAGCGGTATCAAACTCAGGCCCTAGTGGTATAACACGCGATAAGTCCACTAGACCATGCGTCGGCCGATTTCCGAATATTCCGTTATCCTCGGCCGGTATCCGGATGGACCCTCCCGTATCGGAACCCAGAGCCAGATCCAACCAATGGTAGGAAGCGATACCCGCCCCCGCTCCAGAGGAGGATGATCCAACTTCTTGATACCCGTCGCCTCGGGGGTTGAACGGGGCTTGGTAGTCGATGGCATCTCTGACATTTTCAGGCGCCGCGAATTGagtcgtcttcatcttgccGACCAAGACAGCTCCGGCGTCCAGCAGATGCTGTAGTGCGGGTGCAGTGCCATTGGCTTCGGGGTAGGTGTCATAGTAGGCGCGGCTTCCAGCTCCAGTCTTGAGGCCGTGAACGTCATAGATATCTTTTACGCCGATGCGCACACCAGCAAGCGGGTAGTCGTCAGTTGGAGTGTAGTAAATTCTCGAGGGTACACCAATCGATATGGACGATGAGCCAGGGAGTGCAGCGGGGAGGGGAGCGAAAGATCCGCTTGAGAGGGGTATGACACCTTGGGTGAAGGCGCCTTGAGTGTCGAGATAAAGGCGGTACGGGGTATGTAGAGAACCTGTTGAGGGGTTCAAGATGTAAGGACCGTTGGGGACGTTGAAGGAGTAATCGATTTCTTTCCACAACGATGATGTGTTGCCTTGATACTGATAGTTCAATAGACCGGGAACATCATCAGAATCTTTCTTCACGTAGATTGCTGCAAGCTGTGTGAGCACACCTTTCCAGTTTTTAAAGAGAAATAATAACGCACCCTGCAAGAAACCTTTGTTGAAAACATCATCCTCGGCAAGCCAAGCTTTAACAGTGTCGTTGAGACTAGACTCATCGAATCGGTTGTCTGTTGCCTCAAAGATTGTCGCCGGGACAAAGTCGACAAGtccttggtggtgaagaCTGGAAGATAATGGGAGGAATCCTACAGGCTCAGGGTGTACAAAGTACAAGACCCCATTGACAGACACGGTTGCGCCATGATTGACAAGGTTGGAATATGCAACCCTAAAAAAGGCAGCGAGGATAAGAAATGATACCGCACGCATAACTTGATATGTGTTGCGTGTAGTTGATATTTGTGGCTagaagcttctcatcaccacACAGAACTTGAAACTGTTGAatg
It encodes:
- a CDS encoding E1-E2 ATPase-domain-containing protein — translated: MGASCCGSKAERVSASLDEHGHVHTDHTDGAATVEHNGSHERDHDHAHADGDDHGHEHGGCCDDHSDASSITSQASTCCGSEEHCSEKCIYAIAALECKRACDDDPGHEGSQDQPHEHDHGLHKADTACGTHLEAAFNQYSSYLEQIRCICRSAIEQGMTSLETCCMSTRTTPNKQKHRSKHGKKKAAPVIPAFKPSGTGSKQVDVENAANLETVGFLVSGMDCTSCADKLLRIFGSMTGVSNAQVNFVMGKGEFDVDACITNAEEVLSLVSGASGFMLSKIIGGDYYLDVLATTAQSKELVDNPPIGVTDVQSLDKKTVRLSYEPTTIGARDLLEHVKGKCSGLAEPRGDPQLENSRRRLWDQLTKTLLAAALTIPVAVVSWSENLVNKKTEGIISLILGTLVQCIAIPEFYRPAISAVWYSRTVEMDMLVVISITAAYVYSVVAFSFEMAGKPLDEGQFFETSTMLITLILVGRLIAAFARVQAVSAVSLRSKQNNIAVLVEKEGDREIDARLLQYGDVFKVLPHSRVPTDGIVLSGKTEVDESMLTGETLPIVKQKGSDLIAGTVNGDGTVTVQLTRLPGKNTVTDIAQLVEEAAKSKPEIQDLANKVAGWFVPAMATVAILVLVIWIACGMEVLNYDAGKSVGNAITYAVATLAVACPCALGLAVPMVLVVAGGIAARGGVIIKSADTTEGARKITDVVFDKTGTITEAELAVTEQVNLNGDMADNLSLAMALVSGGKHPVSAAVEKHLEGQSIKSMSELVNVQVVPGAGVEADYLDSTLRAGNARWTGADKLDDVSRLQHGGLTTLVVTHDSVPLIVFGLSAQIRPEAVRVISELKSRNINVHLVSGDQIKAVQAVAASVGIPAENVVGERTPPEKRDYVASLMDKGKRVLFCGDGTNDAIAVAQANVGAQMGGGLTSSDVTQGAADVVLLNGLEGIPFLLDISKVSFQRMYFNFVWSAVYNILAITMASGAWVEFRIPPRYAGLGEMVSVVPVILAANSMFFARYFKLKE
- a CDS encoding amidase signature domain-containing protein — protein: MRAVSFLILAAFFRVAYSNLVNHGATVSVNGVLYFVHPEPVGFLPLSSSLHHQGLVDFVPATIFEATDNRFDESSLNDTVKAWLAEDDVFNKGFLQAIYVKKDSDDVPGLLNYQYQGNTSSLWKEIDYSFNVPNGPYILNPSTGSLHTPYRLYLDTQGAFTQGVIPLSSGSFAPLPAALPGSSSISIGVPSRIYYTPTDDYPLAGVRIGVKDIYDVHGLKTGAGSRAYYDTYPEANGTAPALQHLLDAGAVLVGKMKTTQFAAPENVRDAIDYQAPFNPRGDGYQEVGSSSSGAGAGIASYHWLDLALGSDTGGSIRIPAEDNGIFGNRPTHGLVDLSRVIPLGPEFDTAGFLARDIEIWSTACRVMYSNLTANYTRYPKRVLTYDLPSAKDTDISDSDRVIVQFVDRLAKFLSADLATFNHTEEWSRSHPAGTPSDLQELVGSAWAVISAKQQTLLVRDPFFKDYAAAYDGRVPFVNPSTHGSWSWSDTLPSLLDEAVANKTIFKSWWDEVMLPKNAQACSESLMLYTFKHATPEYRSDYGSAMGSGGLVGVLLGLNIGFISPMAGNPDFSIPIGQFKYDSSITRHVEYLPVSIRIMAAEGCDGMLLDLVNDLVKAGILSQVQPGNNLLVN